A window of the Juglans microcarpa x Juglans regia isolate MS1-56 chromosome 5D, Jm3101_v1.0, whole genome shotgun sequence genome harbors these coding sequences:
- the LOC121264045 gene encoding uncharacterized protein LOC121264045 produces the protein MQQNDRDQKLLQNVDKFNMKKYNKFLKRTLQSVISVSLFSLFLCYSSGFCFFRPHSFIVYFSAFLFSLFTHTLQRRYIFLICNAILAILAKSLFSSSSSPSVTDIGGDFSASDVFATKTSVAEEVQVGSIGSVDNVALVAEGGEEEGENLADQAGKLQVQEDGSSSGAENEQREIEAFIADQDEAGREEEEEEEEEEEVAPEANDELNKKFEEFIRKMKEEIRIEAQRQLIAV, from the coding sequence ATGCAGCAAAATGATCGGGACCAGAAGCTCCTGCAAAATGTTGACAAGTTCAACATGAAGAAGTACAACAAGTTCTTGAAAAGGACTTTGCAGTCCGTTATCTCAGtctcattattttctttgtttctttgctACTCCTCAGGCTTCTGCTTCTTTCGGCCCCATTCCTTCATTGTCTACTTCTCCGCATTCCTTTTTTCACTCTTCACCCACACCCTCCAAAGGAGATACATATTTCTCATTTGCAATGCAATTCTTGCTATTCTAGCCAAGAGCTTATTTTCTAGCAGCTCTTCACCATCTGTGACTGATATTGGTGGCGACTTTTCAGCTTCTGATGTATTTGCAACGAAGACATCAGTTGCTGAGGAAGTCCAAGTCGGAAGTATTGGATCGGTAGATAATGTCGCTCTTGTAGctgaaggaggagaagaagaaggagaaaatcTAGCAGATCAAGCTGGAAAACTACAAGTACAAGAAGATGGGTCGTCTTCTGGTGCAGAAAATGAACAAAGAGAAATTGAAGCTTTCATTGCAGATCAAGATGAAGCTGggcgagaagaagaagaagaagaagaagaagaagaagaagtagcaCCGGAAGCAAATGATGAATTGAACAAAAAGTTCGAAGAATTCATTAGGAAGATGAAGGAAGAAATCAGGATTGAAGCCCAACGTCAACTAATTGCCGTCTAA